The genomic region GTCCCCAAACTTTCCAACGGCAAGCGAACCGAGCTCGTCGCTACGGTCGATGAGCTCTGCGGCATATTGCGTACCTGCAAGCAGGGCCTCCATTGGACTCACCCCAAACTCCACAAGGCGACGGAGCTCGGTAAGGTTCCGGCCATGGGCTGCAACTCCACAATCGGTACCCATGGCAATGCGCACACCAGACGTCAAGGCCTTTGGAAGGCAGCTTCGAGCAACCTCGATCCACTTCATTTTCTTCTCGTACGACACAAGGGGGACCGCCTGCTTGTCCGGCACGGTCGTAGCAGTTGTGAGCGTAGGTACCAGGTAAGTACCTCTCTTTATCATCTCTTCGACCGTCGCCTCGTCGATCTCATAGCCGTGCTCAACGCTGGTAACACCTCCGAGAACGGCATTCGCGATTCCACCTCGACCTTGAGCATGCGCAGCCACTCGCTTGCCACGATGCCGCTGAGCCTCATCAACCACCGCGGTAATCTCCGGGATCGTGAGCCCCTCATCGTCGGGTTGATCCCTGGGACTCCAAACCCCACCGGTGGCGTGAATCTTGATCACATCAGCGCCGGCTCGCAACATCTCACGAGTTCGCTTACGACACTCCACCTCGCCATCAGCAATCCCAGGATATTGAGATCGAAACCCTAGATCCAAGCCACTTGGGTAACAAGCATCACCATGACCACCAGTCACACTGATAGGCGTCACCGCGATGAGCATCCGCGGTCCATCAATGATCCCCTGTTCAACCGCCATCTTCATCCCCAAATCGGCTCCACCCAGGTCTCGAACGGTGGTCACCCCTGCCTGCAAAGTGACACGAGCAGACTGCACCATCGATAGATGTAGGTAGCTATTGGGCAGCGTGGCTCGACGCAATGGATCGCGCTCGGCATCGGCATTTGAAAGATGCACGTGACAGTCGATAAACCCTGGCAACATCCAGTTACCCGTCACGTCAACTCTTCTCACACCCGGATCTAGCGTTGGCAGTTGTGCCATGGGACCCACCCACTTGATGCGCCCATCTACCCCGACTAGGACACCTCCATCATCAGAGTTGTCAGAGCCAAGCCCCCCAATCAGTCTCCCGTGTTCCAACAAGAGCTCCGAGCTATCTGTCATCACTTCGCTGTGCCCCCAATCAACCGTTCATCTCGAAATTCCAATTGTCTCAGTACGCTGAGACCATCGCTATTTATAG from Ferrimicrobium sp. harbors:
- a CDS encoding amidohydrolase family protein, with the protein product MAQLPTLDPGVRRVDVTGNWMLPGFIDCHVHLSNADAERDPLRRATLPNSYLHLSMVQSARVTLQAGVTTVRDLGGADLGMKMAVEQGIIDGPRMLIAVTPISVTGGHGDACYPSGLDLGFRSQYPGIADGEVECRKRTREMLRAGADVIKIHATGGVWSPRDQPDDEGLTIPEITAVVDEAQRHRGKRVAAHAQGRGGIANAVLGGVTSVEHGYEIDEATVEEMIKRGTYLVPTLTTATTVPDKQAVPLVSYEKKMKWIEVARSCLPKALTSGVRIAMGTDCGVAAHGRNLTELRRLVEFGVSPMEALLAGTQYAAELIDRSDELGSLAVGKFGDVVVTDCDPLQQIDQLENANHIVMVVKEGVVYKDLVSQAR